One window of Quercus robur chromosome 12, dhQueRobu3.1, whole genome shotgun sequence genomic DNA carries:
- the LOC126709202 gene encoding uncharacterized protein LOC126709202, with protein MNKLLDFGRKALFYVRVLSGYEERRIRSFRLELEQRMKQAQERKAALRKVPEQAILAEVRRMVEEMQNLNKKLEETEAAIEEYFKPIDKEAEVIVKMQLDGEEKTLKEMMKTMQQQALLEKAEAEKIANANQVGAKQSEDQASTKTPQQAQTR; from the exons atgaataaGCTATTAGATTTTGGAAGGAAGGCCCTATTCTATGTTAGGGTTCTTTCTGGGTACGAAGAGCGCAGAATCCGATCATTTAGGTTGGAGCTTGAGCAGCGTATGAAACAG GCACAAGAAAGGAAGGCTGCCTTAAGAAAGGTCCCAGAACAGGCTATTTTAGCAGAGGTTCGCCGTATGGTTGAGGAGatgcaaaatttaaataagaaGCTTGAAGAAACT GAGGCTGCTATTGAAGAGTACTTCAAACCAATTGATAAAGAAGCTGAGGTCATAGTGAAAATGCAACTAGACGGAGAGGAGAAGACACTGAAGGAGATGATGAAAACGATGCAACAACAGGCTTTGCTTGAAAAAGCTGAAGCAGAAAAAATCGCAAATGCGAATCAGGTTGGTGCAAAACAGAGTGAGGACCAAGCATCCACCAAAACCCCTCAACAAGCTCAAACGAGATAA